The Littorina saxatilis isolate snail1 linkage group LG13, US_GU_Lsax_2.0, whole genome shotgun sequence genome contains a region encoding:
- the LOC138945869 gene encoding dentin sialophosphoprotein-like — MNGDSESHSGSGDTNPGAPGEQGTVPPTNHDLSSASQGASSPAGENTTKDGGPGNCDSKSNHSDTKKVSAEPTRDVRSTSHDTDSTSHDTELGSSDPTKDVCSTSHDTDSASHDRKPGSNETTKDSSAADHDTNSESCDERTTNKNESLAKTDVPVDTSVLSSRDTHGLNGDLKSSNHDSSVNRDHEMRIDLEEAESDTGKDRGAEAENARLLPNGRTDAEDVSTETVEAGISADETEVMEDVTEDFDGRLENLTQSILDLQGKSEAGAYFESVPYVRRRGINKYKPVLKTLIPVRGKASKEVLPIFNVGCINFCTSKEVLPISNVGCINFCTFGWVTPIVWKVYKKGVDSLKAYKLSELDSAETHAQR; from the exons ATGAACGGCGACAGTGAGAGCCACAGTGGTTCCGGTGATACCAACCCTGGGGCACCCGGTGAACAAGGAACcgtcccaccaaccaaccacgaCCTGAGTTCAGCCAGCCAGGGCGCCTCCAGCCCAGCCGGTGAAAACACAACCAAAGATGGAGGTCCAGGCAACTGTGATTCAAAATCCAATCACTCAGACACTAAAAAAGTCAGCGCAGAACCAACCAGAGATGTACGCTCAACCAGCCATGACACAGATTCAACCAGTCATGACACAGAGCTAGGCAGCTCAGATCCAACCAAAGATGTATGCTCCACCAGCCATGACACAGATTCAGCCAGTCATGACAGAAAGCCAGGCAGCAATGAGACAACCAAAGATTCTAGTGCAGCAGACCATGACACAAACTCAGAAAGCTGTGATGAAAGAACTACAAATAAGAATGAGAGTTTAGCAAAAACTGATGTACCGGTAGATACTTCTGTGCTATCCAGCCGTGACACACACGGCCTCAACGGTGATCTGAAATCATCCAACCATGACAGTTCTGTGAACCGTGACCATGAGATGAGGATAGACTTGGAGGAGGCAGAatcagacacagggaaagaccGAGGCGCAGAGGCAGAAAATGCTAGGCTG CTCCCAAATGGCAGGACTGATGCGGAAGATGTTTCGACAGAAACAGTGGAAGCTGGTATCAGTGCTGATGAAACAGAAGTTATGGAAGACGTAACGGAAGACTTTGACGGGCGCTTGGAGAATCTAACACAGAG CATTCTAGATCTTCAAGGCAAATCAGAGGCAGGAGCTTACTTCGAATCAGTGCCTTACGTACGCCGGCGGGGAATCAACAAGTACAAGCCTGTTTTGAAGACCTTGATTCCAGTCAGAGGCAAAGC GTCAAAAGAAGTTCTGCCTATTTTCAACGTCGGGTGTATCAACTTCTGCAC GTCAAAAGAAGTTCTGCCTATTTCCAATGTGGGGTGCATCAACTTCTGCACGTTTGGCTGGGTGACGCCCATTGTGTGGAAAGTGTACAAGAAAGGGGTTGACTCGCTCAAGGCGTACAAGCTGTCTGAATTGGACTCTGCCGAAACTCACGCTCAGAGGTAA